In the genome of Massilia sp. PAMC28688, one region contains:
- a CDS encoding ABC transporter ATP-binding protein encodes MQVDLDARLRFKKGMLVVTDRRLLALDAGQSAWQTFSFRPGLALRHHDHAGVGHLELFDDHGRLGAWRFTLGQNLQAIRLLDHFREQLESHLTGRPVHVPEHHVCPSCKAPLAPDEEECPICTKVLYTPPSTWTLLRLWRFAKPYKWQLALGFFLMLASTAAHMIPPYLTMPLMDNVLIPFQNGEQVNERLVWLYMSGLFGAAVLAWGLGWGKTYILALVSERMGADLRSATYEHLMKLSLEFFGGKRTGDLMSRIGSGSDRICVFLSLHLLDFASDVLMIIMTGVILCSINPWLAVITLVPLPFIAWMIHIVRDRLRTGFEKIDRVWGEVTNVLADTIPGIRVVKAFAQEKREATRFREANRHNLAVNDKLNRVWSLFSPTVSFLTELGLLVVWVFGIWLVSSNDITVGVLTLFITYSSRFYGRLDSMSRIVSVTQKSASAAKRIFDILDHVSSVPEPVNPVKLDKIEGRIDLREVGFRYGNRAVNRGISLNIRAGEFVGLVGHSGSGKSTLVNLICRFYDVSEGAILLDGVDIRSFAVSDYRRNIGLVLQEPFLFFGTIAENIAYGKPGATREEIIASARAAHAHEFILRLPQGYDSMVGERGQGLSGGERQRISIARALLIDPRILIMDEATSSVDSETEKEIQKALDNLVQGRTTIAIAHRLSTLHRADRLVVLDRGVVMEEGSHDELMAREGAYFRLYEAQARNVDTDMDDKDED; translated from the coding sequence ATGCAGGTTGACCTTGATGCCCGCCTGCGGTTTAAAAAAGGGATGCTGGTCGTCACCGACCGCCGGCTGCTGGCCCTCGATGCCGGGCAGTCCGCGTGGCAGACGTTTTCATTCCGGCCGGGCCTCGCGCTGCGCCACCACGATCATGCCGGCGTCGGTCACCTGGAACTGTTTGATGACCATGGCCGGCTTGGCGCCTGGCGCTTCACGCTGGGCCAGAACCTGCAAGCGATCCGGCTGCTGGACCATTTTCGCGAGCAGCTTGAAAGCCATCTGACCGGCCGGCCGGTGCACGTGCCCGAGCACCATGTCTGCCCGAGCTGCAAGGCGCCGCTGGCACCGGACGAAGAAGAATGCCCGATCTGCACCAAGGTCCTGTACACGCCGCCGTCCACCTGGACCCTGCTGCGCCTGTGGCGTTTCGCCAAACCGTACAAGTGGCAGCTGGCGCTGGGCTTTTTCCTCATGCTGGCCAGTACCGCGGCGCACATGATCCCGCCCTATCTCACCATGCCGCTGATGGACAATGTCCTGATCCCGTTCCAGAACGGTGAGCAGGTCAATGAACGGCTGGTGTGGCTGTACATGAGCGGCCTGTTTGGCGCGGCGGTGCTGGCCTGGGGGCTCGGGTGGGGCAAGACCTACATCCTGGCACTGGTGTCGGAACGGATGGGGGCCGACCTGCGTTCGGCCACGTATGAACACTTGATGAAGCTGTCGCTTGAATTTTTTGGCGGCAAGCGCACAGGTGATCTGATGTCGCGCATCGGCAGCGGCAGCGACCGCATTTGCGTGTTCCTGTCGCTGCACCTGCTCGACTTTGCCTCCGACGTCCTGATGATCATCATGACCGGCGTGATCCTGTGTTCGATCAATCCGTGGCTGGCCGTGATCACGCTGGTGCCGCTGCCTTTCATCGCCTGGATGATCCACATCGTGCGCGACCGCCTGCGCACCGGCTTTGAAAAGATCGACCGCGTGTGGGGCGAGGTCACCAACGTGCTGGCCGATACCATCCCCGGTATCCGCGTGGTCAAGGCGTTTGCCCAGGAAAAGCGCGAAGCGACGCGGTTTCGCGAAGCCAACCGCCATAACCTGGCCGTCAACGACAAGCTCAATCGCGTCTGGTCGCTGTTCTCGCCAACGGTATCGTTCTTGACCGAACTGGGGTTGCTGGTGGTGTGGGTATTCGGTATCTGGCTGGTGTCGAGCAACGACATCACGGTCGGCGTGCTGACCCTGTTCATCACGTACAGCAGCCGCTTTTATGGGCGACTTGATTCCATGAGCCGCATCGTGTCGGTGACGCAGAAGTCGGCGTCGGCGGCCAAGCGCATCTTCGACATTCTCGACCACGTATCGAGCGTGCCGGAACCGGTCAACCCGGTAAAGCTGGACAAGATCGAAGGGCGCATCGACCTGCGCGAAGTGGGTTTCCGGTATGGCAACCGCGCTGTCAACCGCGGCATTTCACTCAATATCAGGGCCGGTGAATTCGTGGGCCTGGTCGGTCACAGCGGCTCGGGCAAGAGCACCCTGGTCAACCTGATCTGCCGCTTCTACGATGTGAGCGAGGGCGCGATCCTGCTCGACGGCGTCGACATCCGCTCGTTCGCGGTGTCGGACTACCGCCGCAACATCGGACTGGTGCTGCAGGAGCCGTTCCTGTTCTTTGGCACGATTGCCGAAAATATCGCTTACGGCAAGCCGGGTGCCACGCGCGAAGAAATCATCGCCTCGGCGCGCGCGGCCCATGCTCATGAATTCATTCTGCGCCTGCCGCAGGGTTACGATTCGATGGTGGGAGAACGGGGTCAGGGCCTGTCGGGTGGCGAGCGCCAGCGCATCTCGATTGCACGCGCGCTGCTGATCGACCCGCGCATCCTGATCATGGATGAAGCCACGTCGTCGGTGGACTCGGAAACGGAAAAGGAAATCCAGAAGGCGCTCGACAACCTGGTGCAGGGCCGCACCACGATCGCCATTGCGCACCGCCTGTCGACGCTGCACCGGGCCGACCGCCTGGTGGTGCTGGACCGCGGCGTGGTGATGGAAGAGGGCAGCCACGACGAGCTGATGGCGCGCGAGGGCGCCTACTTCCGGCTATACGAAGCGCAGGCGCGCAACGTGGATACCGACATGGACGACAAGGACGAAGACTAG
- a CDS encoding DUF1854 domain-containing protein, with protein MAETNFQLVRNSFGRLVLTNSAGEVFEGVSPVRAFPIQSPDNGISLVLGDGKEVAWIDELAALPAQVRELVHEELEGREFMPEIIRVKDVSSFATPCTWYVDTDRGSTEFTLKGEEDIRRIGAASLLVADNHGINFLIRDMFTIDKHTRRILDRFL; from the coding sequence ATGGCAGAGACGAATTTTCAGCTGGTGCGCAACAGCTTTGGCAGGCTGGTGCTGACCAACAGCGCCGGCGAAGTATTCGAGGGCGTGTCGCCGGTGCGCGCGTTCCCGATCCAGTCGCCCGACAACGGCATCTCGCTGGTGCTGGGCGATGGCAAGGAAGTGGCCTGGATCGACGAGCTGGCCGCGCTGCCGGCCCAGGTGCGCGAGTTGGTGCACGAAGAACTGGAAGGGCGCGAATTCATGCCCGAAATTATCCGGGTCAAGGATGTGAGCAGCTTTGCCACGCCCTGCACCTGGTATGTCGATACCGATCGTGGCAGCACCGAATTCACCCTCAAGGGTGAAGAAGACATTCGCCGCATCGGCGCCGCTTCGCTGCTGGTGGCCGACAACCACGGCATCAATTTCCTGATCCGGGACATGTTCACGATCGACAAGCACACGCGCCGCATCCTCGACCGCTTCCTGTGA
- a CDS encoding YciI-like protein codes for MHYLLCYELADDYLERRGQYRDEHLRLAWEAQERGEIVLAGALPDPFDKAMLLFQGDSPEAAERFARNDPYVKHALVTAYRVRLWNTVVGDLAATPVRP; via the coding sequence ATGCATTACCTGTTGTGCTATGAGCTGGCCGACGATTACCTCGAACGCCGCGGCCAATACCGCGACGAGCACCTGCGCCTGGCCTGGGAAGCGCAGGAACGCGGCGAAATCGTGCTGGCCGGCGCGCTGCCCGATCCCTTCGACAAGGCCATGCTGCTGTTCCAGGGCGACTCGCCCGAGGCGGCCGAGCGCTTCGCCAGGAACGATCCTTACGTGAAGCACGCTCTGGTGACGGCTTACCGGGTGCGCCTGTGGAACACGGTGGTGGGCGACCTGGCCGCCACGCCGGTCCGTCCCTGA